The window CCGCGACCCCTTCCCTCTGCCGCGGATGTGGTTGAACCCGGCGGTGGCGTCGGTCTTCGATTTCCGCTATGAGGATTTCGAGCTGGTCAACTACCAATCGCACCCGCGCATCGCCGCGCCGATTGCGGTTTAGGAGAACCCCCATGCCCCGCCCGCGCATCGCCTTCGTCGTGGCCATGGACGACAACCGGCTCATCGGCCGCGACAACGCCCTGCCCTGGCGCCTGCCCGACGACATGGCCTGGTTCCGCGAGGTGACGCTGGGCAAGCCGTGCATTATGGGCCGCAAGACGTACGATTCGCTGCCCGCCCGCTTCCGGCCGCTGCCCGGCCGCCAGAACATCGTCGTCACGCGCAACCGCGACTACGCAGCGCCGGGGGCGGTCGTCGTCCATTCGGTCGAGGACGCGCTGGCTGCCGCCGGCGCGGCCGACGAAATCATCATCGTCGGCGGGGCCGATCTGTTTCGCCGGTTGTTGCCCGTGGCCGGCCGCCTCTATCTGACCCAGGTGCATGGCGCGGTCGAGGGCGACGTCTACTTCCCGGCCTACGACGCCGCCCAATGGCGCGAGGTGTACCGGGCCGACCACCCCGCCGACGCGCGCCACCCGTTCGCTTTCACCTGGCTCATCCTCGACCGCGTGGCCGAGGGCTAGAGAATGAGCCGGATCGCCACCGCGCCGGCCGCCAGCCAATCCGTGCCGTTGCCGGCCCGCTCGAAGGTGATGGCGCGGGCGCGGGTGATGCTCAGCAGGTCAAGCTCGGCCGCCTCCAG is drawn from Candidatus Promineifilum breve and contains these coding sequences:
- a CDS encoding dihydrofolate reductase, whose translation is MPRPRIAFVVAMDDNRLIGRDNALPWRLPDDMAWFREVTLGKPCIMGRKTYDSLPARFRPLPGRQNIVVTRNRDYAAPGAVVVHSVEDALAAAGAADEIIIVGGADLFRRLLPVAGRLYLTQVHGAVEGDVYFPAYDAAQWREVYRADHPADARHPFAFTWLILDRVAEG